ACGTACTCCGGACGCGGGATCGACTCGGGAACTGTCCGGATCGGTGTGGGTTCGCCGGGGACGAGGGGCTGACGGGTCGAGGTGGTCATGGCTCAAGGATAGGTGCGTTCGGGTGCGCGCTGCCGACCCGGTCCCGACGACGGATCCCCCGCGCCGCCACAGCGCCCGGGTGTGACAGCGCTCGGGGTGTGACAGCGCCCGGGGAGTCAGCCCGGGGAGTCAGAGGGCACGGGGAATCACATCAGGACGGTCGCGTAGTCGACCACGTCGATCATCCCGACCCGTCGGTACGCCGAGCGGGCGGCGGTGTTGGATCCGTTGACCACCAGCGACGGGGTCAGCCGCCCGGACTGCAGGGCCGCGCACACCGCGGCGATCCCGCCGGTCCCGAGTCCCGCGCCCCTCCGTCCGGGGCGGACCCAGACTCCCTGGATCTGCGCGGACCACGGGGAGACGGCGGCGACGTCGGCCTTGAAGAACACCTCGCCGTCGTCGACCCCGACCCAGGTTCTCCCCCGCGCCAGGGAACGCGCGACCCGGCGGCGGAACGGGATGCCCGAACCCACAGCGAACGGGTCGGACCCCAACTCCTCGCGGTACATCGCCGCCGCGGCGGCGAGCACCTGCTCGAACTCGACGATGGTCGCGGCCCGGATACCGCCGAGCACGAGGGACTGGTCCACAGGCCCCTGCAACTCCATCAGGAACTGCGAATCGCGATACTCCCGGGGAGGATCCCAGCAGGTGCCGAGGGCGTTCCACAGCGGGGAGACCTGATCCCTCCGTCCGTGTACCGACATCGGCCCGAGCCCCAGGCCCGCGACCGCCAGTCCGAGTGCGTGGTGGTCGTGCGCATCACCACGGAGCGGCAGAACCGAATTCCCCACGAACACCAGCGACCTCTCGGGGCCGCCCAGCGTCAGGAACCGTCCCTCCGGCCCGGGGACGGCACCGGACGCGGCGAACTTCTCCGCCGCGGGACACGACACCAAGGGGTCGGACTCGAGGACCCCGAGCAGAACGCGGGCCTCCCCCGGGCCCACCCCGCGGCACCCGCCGGTTCCCGTCTCCGGCGCAGCCGTATCGGTCATAGG
This Dietzia psychralcaliphila DNA region includes the following protein-coding sequences:
- a CDS encoding GNAT family N-acetyltransferase, whose protein sequence is MTDTAAPETGTGGCRGVGPGEARVLLGVLESDPLVSCPAAEKFAASGAVPGPEGRFLTLGGPERSLVFVGNSVLPLRGDAHDHHALGLAVAGLGLGPMSVHGRRDQVSPLWNALGTCWDPPREYRDSQFLMELQGPVDQSLVLGGIRAATIVEFEQVLAAAAAMYREELGSDPFAVGSGIPFRRRVARSLARGRTWVGVDDGEVFFKADVAAVSPWSAQIQGVWVRPGRRGAGLGTGGIAAVCAALQSGRLTPSLVVNGSNTAARSAYRRVGMIDVVDYATVLM